One region of Tachysurus fulvidraco isolate hzauxx_2018 chromosome 9, HZAU_PFXX_2.0, whole genome shotgun sequence genomic DNA includes:
- the LOC113651726 gene encoding trace amine-associated receptor 13c-like: MPEAQNLSLLEEVHLEEYCFPDSNFSCLKASYHVTAKTTLYFILVFAMTITVLGNSVVIISIAHFKQLHTPTNILVMSLAMVDLLLGITVMPFSMIRSVDGCWYYSEELCFLHSSFDMCLTGASIFHLISIAIDRYQAVCYPLQYPTRVTIPVAWFMAVLSWTASVVYSYTLLCSKANLEKLDEYIVSISCLGYCGLLFNALWAALDACICFFLPCCVMFCLYTQIFFISKKHARKIDSVKQGRNDTNLIKFSQRVKHENKAAKTLGIVVGAFICCWMPYFLSSLLDPFINFATPLVLYDVFVWLGYINSTLNPIIYGLFYPWFRKTLYLIVTLKIFGSNSSHMKLYA; the protein is encoded by the coding sequence ATGCCAGAAGCTCAAAATTTATCTTTACTAGAAGAAGTACATTTGGAGGAGTACTGTTTTCCTGATTCAAATTTTTCTTGTTTGAAAGCGTCTTACCATGTGACAGCTAAAACCACGTTATATTTTATACTAGTGTTTGCAATGACCATAACAGTTCTAGGGAACTCTGTAGTGATCATCTCCATAGCTCATTTTAAACAacttcacacaccaacaaacatttTGGTGATGTCTCTAGCTATGGTGGATCTGCTTCTGGGAATCACAGTCATGCCATTCAGCATGATAAGGTCTGTGGATGGCTGCTGGTACTATAGTGAAGAATTGTGCTTTTTACACTCTAGTTTTGACATGTGTCTTACTGGTGCATCAATTTTTCACCTGATTTCTATTGCAATTGATCGATATCAAGCTGTGTGCTATCCACTTCAGTACCCTACGAGAGTGACTATACCTGTTGCATGGTTTATGGCAGTTTTGAGTTGGACTGCATCTGTTGTTTATTCTTATACACTTCTGTGTTCAAAAGCAAATTTGGAAAAATTAGATGAATATATTGTGTCAATAAGTTGCCTGGGATATTGTGGCCTTTTGTTCAATGCACTATGGGCAGCACTGGATGCATGTATATGTTTCTTTTTACCATGCTGTGTTATGTTTTGTctgtacacacaaatattttttatttccaagaAACATGCAAGAAAAATTGACAGTGTGAAGCAGGGCAGAAATGATACGAACTTAATCAAGTTTTCACAAAGAGTGAAACATGAAAACAAGGCAGCAAAAACTCTTGGTATTGTTGTAGGCGCCTTCATTTGTTGCTGGATGCCATATTTCCTCAGTTCTCTACTTGAtccttttattaattttgcCACCCCTTTAGTTCTTTATGATGTCTTTGTCTGGTTGGGTTATATTAATTCCACTTTAAACCCTATCATATATGGGCTTTTTTATCCATGGTTCAGGAAAACATTATATCTTATTGTCACACTAAAGATATTTGGTTCTAATTCTTCTCATATGAAACTGTAtgcataa
- the LOC113651725 gene encoding trace amine-associated receptor 13c-like gives MPEAQNLSLLEVHLEEYCFPDSNFSCLKASYHVTAKTVLYFILVFAMTITVLGNSVVIVSIAHFKQLHTPTNILVMSLAMVDLLLGITVMPFSMIRSVDGCWYYGEELCFLHSSFDMCLTTASIFHLISIAIDRYQAVCYPLQYPTRVTKPVAWFMAVLSWTASVVYSYTLLCSKANLEKLDDYILSISCLGYCGLLFNALWAALDACICFFLPCCVMFCLYTQIFFISKKHARKIDSVKQGRNDTNLIKFSQRVKHENKAAKTLGIVVGAFICCWMPFFLTSLLDPFINFATPILIFDIFVWLGYINSTLNPIIYGLFYPWFRKTLYLIVTLKIFGSNSSHMKLYAS, from the coding sequence ATGCCAGAAGCTCAAAATTTATCTTTACTAGAAGTACATTTGGAGGAGTACTGTTTTCCTGATTCAAATTTTTCTTGTTTGAAAGCGTCTTACCATGTGACAGCTAAAACcgtgttatattttatactagTGTTTGCAATGACCATTACAGTTCTAGGGAACTCTGTAGTGATCGTCTCCATAGCTCATTTTAAACAacttcacacaccaacaaacatttTGGTGATGTCTTTAGCTATGGTGGATCTGCTTCTGGGAATCACAGTCATGCCATTCAGCATGATAAGGTCTGTGGATGGCTGCTGGTACTATGGTGAAGAATTGTGCTTTTTACACTCTAGTTTTGACATGTGTCTTACTACTGCATCAATTTTTCACCTGATTTCCATTGCAATTGATCGATATCAAGCTGTGTGCTATCCACTTCAGTACCCTACGAGAGTGACTAAACCTGTGGCATGGTTTATGGCAGTTTTGAGTTGGACTGCATCTGTTGTTTATTCTTATACACTCCTGTGTTCAAAAGCAAATTTGGAAAAATTAGATGATTATATTTTGTCAATAAGTTGCCTGGGATATTGTGGCCTTTTGTTCAATGCACTATGGGCAGCACTGGATGCATGTATATGTTTCTTTTTACCATGCTGTGTTATGTTTTGTctgtacacacaaatattttttatttccaagaAACATGCAAGAAAAATTGACAGTGTGAAGCAGGGCAGAAATGATACGAACTTAATCAAGTTTTCACAAAGAGTGAAACATGAGAACAAGGCAGCAAAAACTCTGGGGATTGTTGTAGGTGCCTTCATTTGTTGCTGGATGCCATTTTTCCTTACCTCTCTACTTGAtccttttattaattttgcCACCCCTATATTAATTTTTGATATCTTTGTCTGGTTGGGTTATATTAATTCCACTTTAAACCCTATCATATATGGACTTTTTTATCCATGGTTCAGAAAAACGTTATATCTTATTGTTACACTAAAGATATTTGGTTCGAATTCTTCTCATATGAAACTGTATGCATCATAA